AGCCTAGAAGATGCGTTGCACCACAAAAAGTCTCTTAAGCGTAGTGTAATAATCTATTGTATCAGGTTGAAGACGACAATACCAAAATAGAGGTTCCACTAATAGAATGAAAGGGAAAATGAGACATCGTTCTTCATTATTATGCCTTGGTGGATTCAAAGAGATGGATATGCTCGATTGGATCTTCCTTCCCAATTTACGATAGCAAACCAAGCTTCTATTTTATTTCTCCTTGTAAAGGTGTGCCAAAAATCATTCTTGCTAGAGGGCCTGGCCTCGGCTGATTCTAATCAGGTACCTTGGCATGAGGTTTAGCCTTTAGTCTGTTCACTTCCTTGAGAAGTTGTAGGATATGGCGGTCTTGAGTGGAGTCAGGCACTATTGGAACCCTCATTCGTAAGTTTTGATCATTTATTAGAAGTTGGGAAGTTTAGTCAAGAGTatatagctttttttttttttttattcaccaCACTGGCTTCCGGGAAATGCATGTTGGAAGTCCCTTGAGTCTCAAACGCATTCATGTTCTTCTCGTTTCTTCCTTAGGTTAGTAGTTGACCTTGGTTGTGGTAAGTGAATGATTCCTTTGATGTCCCTTGGGTCAATGATCCTTGAGTATATGTGGATAGGTTTTTCTCGACGATGCCTCAAGAGGTCTTGAAAGTCGCGATAACCAGCTTTTGATCATTCCATTCCTTTTACAAGGAGATGTCTTCTTCCACTTATCTTGCTTCAGTTTGAAGCAGCTAGGTTGAGGGAAGTCTCGTGTTGATCAACATCTTGGGTATAAGGCCGCTTGTCATTAAAAATGCCAGTGTTAAAGACATGTGAAACTTTGCATTGGTGGGTACCTATGTGTTGATCCGCAGTCACAAGGGTGATGACTCTTGAGATTGAGTCTGTATAGCCTCGCAAAACATCTCGAAGACCTTCTCATACTGTTCTTGAAGGATCTTATTCCTTAtagccatttttttattttattctgaGTTCGAACCTCTTCGACTTTAGTTTGAAGAGCAAGCTTGATCTTTTCATTCATTCGCTGCCTCACGCTAAACATGCAAGGGGTGTTTTTCTGCATGTTGTAGCTGCCTTCGctccccatgttggagaggGATACCTTATTAAATGAAAGTGCATGCATGATAGAAACCAGTCTGACAAAGCTGGTGAGAGTAGGAATTAATGTCGTTTCCACAAACGACGCCAAATGTTGATAcacaaaatcaattaaactttggaacaacgtaaagtgACAAGTTTGTGACATTCGCAAGGTTGCTTCGATCACCTAGTGAGGATActatgtaaagagatagaggTAAGGAAGCTAACACTAGAAGTATGTGGTTCAACCTAAGTTAGGTTACGTCCACGAGGGTAGATGAGTTCTTATTAATAGTGAAGAGTTTACACAATAGATAGGTTTAAGCATAATCATTATTAGTGAGTTCTAAAGAcgagtttaagtacaataatggcATTAGAAATTAATTGTAGGAGAACGGCCTCCTTTTATAGATAAGGAAAGTCTTCAGATCCTGTCCACGTTTGATCTAGGACTCTAGGAGCTTTATTTTGAtgttgacatgtgtcgtgttgtgattaaTCTCTTGATTGGGGAGGAACTCGTGGGCTTCAGCAGGGGTGCCCCCACATGAGCTCTTCAGTGGGCCCTTGAAGGTACAGAGTTGACCTGGGATTGGAAGTTTTGGGAGTGATGAAGTACGGTAGAaactacaaatatcaaattttcctAAAGCTCTTAAATGTAAATTTTATCTATTTAGACGTGATTACTTTGCCAAATCCCCATTGTGCTCATTTACTTTTGTAAATCTCGTTCTTCACTTCAAATCCATACATTATGAGCCAAAACTGACAAGAGCATAGCTACGTTAACTCGAACAATTTAAACAgtccaaaacaaaaactttgggGAATATGACAATGATAAATAACCTATTAACCTATAAAATAACAATTCTTCTGTCATTTTTCTTAATTCAATGTCGGTCccttctttaattttattgctcACTTAATTTTAAGTTATATTAGTTATAACACAAGAGTGGTCCTTGTGGTTGGGGTTAACTGTAACACGCAACTGTGAAAAATTTAAAGCCCTTGGCTCGAGGACGGGGTTATCCTATAAAAAGATCCACTTGTCATATAACTATTGTATTGAAAGATATATCTTTCGATGAAGAGGAAGAAATGGATAAAAGGAATTCTATTAATTAGAGCTGAGGAATATTTAGAGGaagaatattttatatttaaaaaaaatacagataCGCTATATTTTGTTATGCTTAAAAAAAATCGAATGagcaaaaaaaaatacaaacagaTGTCACGTTTCACGATATATATAGTAGTGGGGGATTATGGGACAAAAAATAATTCCATTTGGCATGGTGCTAGAACCTTGTTTTGAGATGTTTTTGCTGGTATTGATCCAGATTTAGATGCTCAAGTGGAATTTGGAACATTCCAAAAACTTTGAGATCCAACTACAAGAAGACAAGTAGTTTGATGCAATATGCTTTATTACTTGttacttttcatttttattttctttttgtgatttttagatGGGTTACCAGATAAATCTTGATTTGAATCACTGCCTTTTCTTTGACTCTTGTTCTTTATTTATCCGGGAGACGATTCCAAATAAACAGGTATGGAAGCTATACTTGTAAACCACAATCGAATCTATGGAAGCATTGGTTTATACATTCATTTTAGTCTCAACTCTGGGAATAATTTTTTTCGCTATGTTTTTTCGAGAACCACCTAAAGTTCCAACTAAAAAGGTGAAATGATTTCTCATTATCTCAATTGAAGTATGGATCCTCCCTTTGTTCCTCGAATGGATCTCTTAGTTGTTGAGAGGGTTGCCCAAAAGTAGTATATAAGGCATACCATTTTTTGGCTGATAAAGGGATCAAATGGTATAATTCTTTTGTAGGTAGATTGGAGGAATAGAAACATGACTATTGCTTTCCAATTGGCCGTTTTTGCATTAATTGCTACCTCATTAGTCTTACTGATTAGTGTACCTGTTGTATTTGCTTCTCCTGAGGGTTGGTCGGGTAACAAAAATGTTCTACTTTCCGGCACATCATTATGGATATGATTAGTCTTTTTGGTGGGTATCCTTAATTCTCTGATCCCCTGAACCTATTCATTCTATATCCAAAAATGAAGTGCCCCTCCTAATTCCTTCAGGTTGTGAGACACATTAAAATTCAATGTAAgtcccaaaatttcaaataaagaaaaaaattagaaaaatttgAAGGGGGGGGGTGGGTCaaacttttgtgtttttgaattataaaaatatatataattgaaaatttttaaatcaaatattaaatcaaaataaatagatGTAAGCTAATAAAAAACAAGTCTCTTGAAActgctaatcaatttcttgtACTACCAGGAAGAAGCCACCCCAATGGGTATCCTTTCACAATATTTAGGAGCAGAATTGCCAATTTGAGAACCTAGCTATTTCAATGCCTTCTTAGTTAGCGTGGAAAGACAATTTCACAAAATCACTGGGTTTACGGATCCAATATTAAAACtctaacaagaagaaaaatatcaaggtTAAATTCTTCATCTTTATCGATTATGTACTTACGTAAAGAATTATGGTCATAAATTACTACTTTTTTGTTGGGTCAAATAATTTTCTATTGTTTGAATAAGTCTCTATAGCTAATCCTCCATATTCAACTTCAAAAGTTATGCCCTTCAGCAGTTGGACAGACATAATATAAACATGCAGATAAATGACTCTTTGTTTCCAAATGTAGAAAACATTTTGTTTTGCTGAAAAACTCAAGGGAAACTCAAGGATTGATCATTTCAAATTAAGATGAGATCGATCGAACTGTTGTGCACATTATCTTACTTTTCAACTCaaggaataatttttttttttataaataatgtatTCTGTAgtataagttattaatttcttaatcttaatTTGAATATCATAGgtgcaaataactattcaaaTTGAAGACTGTTTAGTTATCCAAATGTatcaataaaatgaatagtacgtTATAAATCTTTTACTTATTGTCTACACTGTCGATTGggttcatatatttaaatgactaaacgatctcagACTCAAATAATTCTTTTTGGTTGGATGATCTTGAAATAAAGATTAAGAAACTAAACGATCATAATGTAAAATTTGTAGAATATGTGCATTCCTCGTAGGTGGAACGCAAGGATTATCCATTCTTTTACTTACATACACAACTTTTGGGTACAAGAAACGTGCTTTCTTTTAAATTACAGACCATGACTTGGTATTTAAACTAGGACTTTCAAAgccaattttgtttacaaattttaacCCTTTACTATTCTCATTCTAGTACTAGCAAGAAGAATGTGTTACTACTATACTTTGAAGGGTGTCCAAACCTTCTTAAAAGCCACCCCAATGGTATCCCTTCTCAATCTTTAGGAGCAAAATAGCCAACTTGAGAACCTAGTTATTTCCAAAACCACTGGGTCTACAAATTCAATATTAAAACTCtcacaagaagaaaaagatcaaGACTAAGTTCTTCATCTTTATCGGTTCTATACTTACGTAAAGAATTTTGTTCATAAATTTCTACTCTTTTGTTCGGTCAAATAATTATCTACTGTTTGAACAATTCTCTGTAGCTAATCTACCATATTCAACTTTAAAAGTTATGCCTTCAACAGTTGGACAGACATAATATAAAATGAAGATAAATGACTCTTTGTTTCCTAATGCAGTTAACGTTTTCTTTTGCTCGAAAACTCAATGTTAACTCAAGGTTTGATCATTTCAAATTAAGATGAGATTGATCGAACAATTGTGTACATTATCTTACATTTCAACTCAaggaataatttttttggtataaataacgtatttttatatatatagtataagttattaattttttaatcttaatttgAATATCATATATACAAATAACTATTCAAATTGAAGACAGTTTAGTTATCcaaatatatcaataaaatGAATAATTCATTATAAATCTTTTACTTAGTATTAATACTGTTGATTGggttcatatatttaaatgactaaacgatctcatattcaagtaattttttttgtttcgatgatcttcaaataaatattaAGAAACTGAATCATAACGATATAAAATTTGTAGAATATGTGTATTCCTCATTGGTGGAACGCAAGGATTGTCCATTCTTTTACTATGTACGCACGCAACTTTTGGGCACCTGAAATGTGCTTTATTTTGAACTACGGACCATGACTTGGTCTTTCAACTAGGACTTTCCAAGCCAATTTTGTTGACAAATTCTAACCCTTTACAATTCTCATGAGCTAGTACGTAGACACCATATCCCTTCCTCCCTTTATCTATATAAACCCCATGCAATCTTCCAGGAGGAGATAACTTAATTATCTCGATCGATATCAAAACTCCCAAGTTATGGCAATGAAATACTCACGATCTTTGCTCTTTGGTGTGCTGCTACTCTTTGGCTTTGCATTGACAAATAGCAAAGGAACTAATACGGATCCACCTGTTCTATGCGAATTTGTCAATCGCAGCAGTTTTGAACCAGGGTTCATATTTGGCTCAGGTTCTGCATCTTACCAGGTtagtatatatatgtaatatatatatatatatatatatatatatatcttctgGATTATTTACAATATTTTTGGTGTATTTTATACATGCAGTTAGCATCCATGCATGAATTATAATGTTGACATCTTCCGTGCGTGTGTAGTAGTACTCTTACGTATATGCATGTGTGTATATTTCAGTACGAAGGTGCAGTAAAAGAAGATGGAAGAGGACCAAGCATATGGGATACCTACACCCACAAACATCCAGGtctgtgattcaatcaattggtAATTAATATGAAAACTTTAGCTACTTCATTTCAAAGGAGTATAAATAGCACCTCATTCTTTTCTTCGTGAGGACAAGTAAACTCCAACCTCTCTAATAACCATGCACTTTATTGTGAGACCAATTGTACGTGGTCATGTGATATGTACAATATACGTATATACTTCATCAATGTGCACGCATATAAAGTACTTTGCACATGATATGAATTTCACCATTATGTTTTTGAATAACTGCAGAAAAAATCGCTGATGGCGGTAACGGAGACGTTGCTATAGATCAATATCACCGCTATAAGGTCTAGAACCTCATAACTTTGTCTCTTAACCCTTTATACTTGAAGGGCACATGTTAACCTATTAAATTGGagcctttataaaaaaaaaaaaaaaaaaacaaaaaaaaaagaaaaaaaaaaggacaatgtTTAATGAGATcctcaatatttaattttaaacttttGTCATTCTAGGAAGATGTGGGGATTATGAAGGATATGGAGTTGGATGCTTACAGATTCTCTATTTCATGGTCCAGATTATTACCAAGTAAGTTGCTCCACATCCTCATATTTCGTTGGGACCAATGTCAATATTGTGCGTAAGAATTATTTTTCCTACAAgaaaattattctttttatatACTTTTAACTAAAGTAATGTGATTGAGTTATCTACTGggtaaccctttttttttttcttgttatttttgttCTAATTAGATGGAACGTTAAGTGGTGGCATTAACATGAAAGGAATTGATTATTACAACAATCTCATCAATGAACTCCTACGCAATGGTTAATCATCCTACCTTAAACAATTATTACATGAttttttagaacatcattcTGTCagacttttaatttgattttactGATCATGTATTACAGGTTTAAAGCCGTTTGTAACACTCTTTCATTGGGATGTTCCCCAAGCTTTAGAAGATGAATATGGTGGTTTCTTAAGCCCTCGTATTGTGTAAGtgaacaaaatttattttctcattcATAATTTGATAAAATACATACTGATATACGTAACATAAATTTGTATCTATAGCGATCATTTTAAAGACTATGTAGAACTTTGTTATAAAGAATTTGGTGATCGAGTCAAGCACTGGTTCACGTTAAATGAGCCACATACTTTTTGTAATATGGGTTATGCTCTTGGGAGTTATGCACCGGGACGCTGCTCTTCTTGGCAAAACCTAAACTGCACCGGTGGAGATTCAGCCATTGAACCATACTTGGTGGCACACCACCTTCTTCTTGCTCATGGAGCTGCTGTAGAATTGTACAAGAACAAATATCAGGTTCaataactgtttttttttttcttttttttttctttttttgggtcaGATTATTAACTCCTAATTGAGAATTCTATATTAATCCTTATTATTGAGTTGTAATACAAGAGGGAATACTCTCGGTAGTAAGATAATCTAAAGGTTGTATCTTTTTCTATAACTCCTATTtattcaaccaaaattcatatttttgcGTAGGCATCTCAGAAAGGCTTGATAGGAATAACATTGGTGTCACACTGGTTTGAGCCTGCTTCGGAGTCAAAGCAAGACAAAGATGCTGCCTTACGATCTTTGGATTTTATGTTTGGATGGCAAGtgtattattaaattaattatatataaaccCAATTACATGTTTACTTATGACTTGTAACATTGACACTACCTAGCTAGCAGTACTCTTTGTATATAATGCTATAATTCGTCTTATATTtggaattttcttgttttgtaggTTTTTGGACCCATTAACAACTGGTGACTATCCACACACCATGCGATCAATTGTTGGAAAAAGATTGCCAAAATTCACAAAAGAACAATCCAAGTTGCTAAACGGATCGCTTGATTTTCTTGGAATAAATTATTATACTGCTAGATACGCAACTAGTGCACCTAAGAACAATTCACAACCGCCAAGCTACGTAACAGATCCTCAAGCTGATCTTACGAGTGAGTGCCAGGGAAAACTTACTTTGAATAGCTTAAGTTCTTTGTTCTTCTTGACCAAGTTTAACTTCtgaattatattaattatattctaCTATTTACACCAATTGTATTCTAATGTTTGTAAATATTGTGTCAGCTGAGCTTAATGGAGTACTTATTGGTCCACAGGTATACatcaaatttatcattttgagCTATTTGCATTTGGAGGATTAGTTTTTTCCCCCAACATTTACGTATTATCTTGAAATGGTGTTGCAGGCTGCTTCAGATTGGTTATATGTATATCCAAAAGGAATTCACGATCTTGTGCTCTACACAAAGGAAAAATATAATGATCCACTCATTTATATTACTGAGAATGGTATGTAATACATACTTTTAAGTCTTGATTATTCGCAAAAGTTTCACATATTTATAATGGTGTAAAATGAAACTACacgttttttaaatttttgaaggaaaaaaataaatttatttttttgtgcaaCAATATGTACGTAGGTGTATCAGAGTTGAATAATCCAAAACTATCACTTGACGAGGTTCTTCATGATACCAGTAGAATTGACTACCATTACCGTCACCTGTGTTACCTTCAAGCGGCGATCAAGTAAGTAgttattaacaaattaattaaggcTATATGCTGCCTAGCCTTCTTAAGTTATGGTTATTTGATCATTATATTGACCTAATCCATTTGACCatttgtgtatgtgtgtgcaGAAATGGTGCGAAAGTGAAGGGATACTTTCCATGGACATTGTTGGACGACTTTGAATGGGCTTCTGGATACACAGTCCGATTTGGATTAAACTACGTGGATTATAATGATGGGTTGAAAAGACACCCAAAACTCTCAGCACACTGGTTCAAAAATTTGCTTAAGAAGAATTGAGCGAATTAAAAGAAAGTCATTGTTCATTATAAACATTTAAGTGGATAATTTTGctgtttatgtatttgtatttcAATTCTTTCCACATTTGTGTTTCCTTTCAATAATGTAAGTATTCTTTGAGATTCAATAATTCAATAAAAGGCTATAACAGCTGTGAATGCTACAGTAAAAGCTCTCCCTATAAAGGAATAACTTATTTATcggggtaaattacactttaccaccttaggtttggggtctattacAATCGCATACAACATCTTCACagcatttcactttcatacctcacctagtattttatttcaatatagtacctccgttacattttccatccattgatccgttaagagtTGTCGTGGCTGCCACAGTTGTGCCACGTAGCTGCCAACTTTGttccacgtggcaaaaaaataatttttcattcatttaaaaagaattaattaaagaaaagttaaaaaaaaatttaaaaaaaaagaaaaaaaatcccatAACCCATGTTCTTCCCCAAGACCCCTCTCTTCCTTGCAACCCCCAACCCCCCCCACCCtaacccaccccacccccacctcccccgCAACCCCCCACTCCACCCCAAACCCCAAAAAACCCAATTGTTCAACTCAAAACCCCGAAATCAAAAGGGGGAATTGAATTCTTGAGGCGAAGTGAGGGAGTGAGGGTTTTGGGAAGGGCAAAATAAAGGGAATTCTAgagggagaaagaagagagatagaaaagagagagagagagagagagagaaaaaaaaaagaaagagaagggaaGTGGACTGAGAAGGAGAAAGTAGCTACAAGACCCCAcccgtcttcttctccttgtctCCGTAAGGGCACCTCTGTGTGTCTTCTGGAACTCTCGCTACCGTAAGGGCACCTCTGTGTGTCTCGGTGGGGTGGGTT
This genomic stretch from Pyrus communis chromosome 2, drPyrComm1.1, whole genome shotgun sequence harbors:
- the LOC137725408 gene encoding beta-glucosidase 12-like; the protein is MAMKYSRSLLFGVLLLFGFALTNSKGTNTDPPVLCEFVNRSSFEPGFIFGSGSASYQYEGAVKEDGRGPSIWDTYTHKHPEKIADGGNGDVAIDQYHRYKEDVGIMKDMELDAYRFSISWSRLLPNGTLSGGINMKGIDYYNNLINELLRNGLKPFVTLFHWDVPQALEDEYGGFLSPRIVDHFKDYVELCYKEFGDRVKHWFTLNEPHTFCNMGYALGSYAPGRCSSWQNLNCTGGDSAIEPYLVAHHLLLAHGAAVELYKNKYQASQKGLIGITLVSHWFEPASESKQDKDAALRSLDFMFGWFLDPLTTGDYPHTMRSIVGKRLPKFTKEQSKLLNGSLDFLGINYYTARYATSAPKNNSQPPSYVTDPQADLTTELNGVLIGPQAASDWLYVYPKGIHDLVLYTKEKYNDPLIYITENGVSELNNPKLSLDEVLHDTSRIDYHYRHLCYLQAAIKNGAKVKGYFPWTLLDDFEWASGYTVRFGLNYVDYNDGLKRHPKLSAHWFKNLLKKN